TCAAACCTTTTTTCTTCTGTCCAAGCCATGATTTGATGAAAATGTGTAGGCGTTTCGACCAATGTCACAATATAAGCGACCTTAATGCCGTCTACTTCGCCTTTGGCATTGAATTGGATGGCCACCTGGTTGTCGACTACCGTACGAATCTGTTTATCTACGGATACATTTTCTACACCCTCTTGAAGGTTTGCTTCAATGACTTGGGCATAATCTTGAAGCGTGAATGAACTGTCTAGATCCTGCTTCGATTCTGACAGCACCAATACATACTTTTCGCTAAAACGATTGGAGATTTGTAAACCAGCTTCATCGTGGAGGGCTGAATCCTTGCCCCAATCCGAAGGGGCTGTTATTTGAAATTTTTTATCCTTGCTATAGAAAATTTCTTCGGTAGGCGTTCTTGATGCGAGATCGACTATCCCAAAAATCACACCAATGATGGATAAAACAGCTACGATGGAGAAGACAACAGCGAGTACGGTTGTTTGCTTTTTGCTGACGTTGTTCAGATCCTTCACTTTAACTACGTATGTATTCGCTGCTAGATCGCCTAACCGTTGTCTTTTGTCGGAAGCCAACACACTGATTCCGGCTGGCAACCCGCCTATAAGAAATACATTTGCTTCGAATAGACGAATGAGGGAACGAATAAATGATTTCC
This genomic stretch from Brevibacillus sp. DP1.3A harbors:
- a CDS encoding RDD family protein, encoding MEQQPPSPLVPTEFSPLPQQEPPKNMGDLSKSYDRATIFFTRWGAHVLDHILLACFLIGLLSLGVSIDKDANGLYFFILAAIILCSYYVLLEGLTGYTIGKFTFRIIAVNAEGRPPGLWKSFIRSLIRLFEANVFLIGGLPAGISVLASDKRQRLGDLAANTYVVKVKDLNNVSKKQTTVLAVVFSIVAVLSIIGVIFGIVDLASRTPTEEIFYSKDKKFQITAPSDWGKDSALHDEAGLQISNRFSEKYVLVLSESKQDLDSSFTLQDYAQVIEANLQEGVENVSVDKQIRTVVDNQVAIQFNAKGEVDGIKVAYIVTLVETPTHFHQIMAWTEEKRFDSLKQELQKVSASFREVK